The sequence CCGGCACCTCGCTGCCGTTAAAAATCCCGTCGGCGATATCGACTTTATTCACCGCGTGCTGCAACGCCTGACGCACGCGCACATCTTTCAGGTTTTCCGCCGTCGTATTAATCAACAACATGCGGGTCGAAACCGGCTCAGATAGTTTCGTAGCGAATTTTTTATCTTTACTCAGTTGGGCGAACGCATCGGCATCGATCATGTTTTTACCGTAGATCAGCTCGATTTCCCCCTTCTGCAAGGCCAGCAAACGGGTTTGCGTATCGGGAATGACCTTCATCACCACCTTTTCCAGCTTCGGCTTTTCCCCCCAGTAAAGCGGATTGAGGGTGAATATCGCGTACTCGTCGGTTTTATGCCCGCTCAGCACGTAAGGGCCGGTGCCGATATAGCCGTTAACCCCCTGCTTCGTTCCCCCCTCCTTCATTGCCGCGGGTGAAATAAAACGCATCGGACGGGTAACCGCCAGCTCGATCAGTAAAGGGTAATAAGGCTCTTTCAACGTAAAGCGCAAGCGACGTTCATCCATTGCTTCCACTTTGTCGATGATTCGCACCATCTCCAGCCAGCCATGCCGTTCGCGGTTAGCCAGTATCGCATCAATGTTCTGTTTCGCCGTTTGGGCGGTGAATGCCACCCCGTCGCTGAATTTCACATCGGAACGCAGCGTAAAGGTATACACCTTGCCGTCCGCCGAGGTTTCCCATTTTTCAGCCAGCCAGGGCTCAATGCCCTGCGGCGTCACTTTCACCAGCGATTCATACAGCATGTTCTGCGCCCAGATCTCGCCGGAGTAAATATGCGGGTTGAGATCGCGGGTGTCGCGGAAATTGGCGAAAGTCAGAGACTGGGGTTCCTGTGCGATAACAGGAGCGGCGAACAGGGGGGATAAGCAGAGTAACAGTGAGGTAATGAGCCGATGGGATTTTCTTTTCCCATCACGAGTAACATCTTTCAATCCAGGCATAGTAATGATCCATTTACCAGAAAGCACCGAAGCGCGAAAAAGTGAAGTAAAACCGCCTATATTTTACCCACACGATCTGACAAATGATACTCATTATCGCTTCAAAAATTATGATTTGGCGCAGGAAAATTAAACATAAATCATGCCCATCACCCATTTAACTCCGTACCAGCCGTCGGTTTACGATTTACCAATCTCTCCTTCCGGCGGCGGCGTCCAATCCCGCATTAAAGCGTTTGTCGTGTCGGCCGCGTTCGCTGTAGGGATCATAACCGCGCCTTCTGCCGCTGACATTAGTCATTCCGGTTACCCCTGCTAATGTCAGATCGTAATAAACGTCGCCTCCAATCGGCCAAGGTAGCTAAAAAAACATGGCGAACGGCATTTCCCCCCAACGGCGGTAAAAAACCGCCCAGCCCACAGCTTAAGCCCAGCGGATACTCCCACCGCGATCAACTGCTCTTTTCCTTTCGTCACTGAATTTGTCACTATGGCCTTACTACCCATGACAAGAGCCGGCCAATGCGCCCGAAGTGCTGTCTCCGGCAAGACCGCCCGCCAGTCCCGCCGCCAGCGTTGAGAGCGCGCTGCCCGCCATATCCGTGATCGATCAGGCGGTTCTGCAAGGCGCTCATCAGCAAATTGATCCCTTTCGCGCCCAGACAATGGTCCACCGCCTGATCGGCCAGCCGCTGCAACGGCAGCCAGCCGGGGAAATCCTGAGTACCTTGCAGTTCGACTTTTTTGATCGGGAAGCACCGGGTCATTTCCACCGGGAAATGCAGACGGGTCAGGAAAGCGCCGGGAGGCTGTAGGCGGACATCCGGCGCCTGCGGCGTCAATTGACGCTCCTGCGCCCGTTGCCGTTCCTGCTGATTGATTTGCTGCTGGTTGATCTGCCGATTATCGATCTGCGACGGCTCAACCGGCGTGGCCGCATTCGCCATTATTGCAAAGAAGGGTAAAGGAACCGTTAACAGGAAATAACATAAAAAGTCGGTTCCCGCATGGGGCTTTTTATTTAAAAAAATTGATTTTATTGAAAAAATAAAAAAATAAACAATCCCTGTTATTATTTTCACACCATCACATTAAATTATTAGTTACAATTCCACACTGAAAATAGCCGTTCAGAAATAAGAAGAATCTTATTCACGCAGATATCAGACAAAGGGCAAATATAGCCTAAATAAAAAACCAACGTACATGCAGCTTGAAGTATGGCGGGTATACATTAAGGAAGTGAATACCTTGAGCATCCTGAATCGCTGGTCAAGAGGCTATGCGGCCATCATAAAAAAACGCTTTGGCAAGAGTGGAATATAAGAGTGCTGATGTGAATATTTATTATAAACAGATCCCAACAAACCAGAAATATTAATAATAAAAAAATATTATTACCCAATATTTTTATTTATGACAAAATTTTATACATGCAATTATTTAAAATAATCATATCTCCGACATCCCCCCTGACACTTTTGCCAAAACATCGCCGCTGACCATCTGATAACGGCGTTCCATTTCATGCAACGCCATCACTGCGGGCTCATATCGTCTTGCGCCAGTCCACCAACGCACTACCGGCAATCCATTACGGTTAACCCGCCCCCAACATCAGCAATCGGTCATTGCATCAAATTGGGATTAAATGGTATTACAATCGCCAGCACTCATGCGAACCCCGATACCGTAAAGACAAGAGCAAATATCATGACAACCGGTACTCCCGCCAACTATCGAATTCGTCCGATTACGGTACAAGACAATGCGGCGATTGCCCGCGTTATCCGCCTTGTTTCCGCCGAATTCGGTTTGACGGCCGACAAAGGCTACACGGTATCCGACCCCGACCTGGACCACCTGTTTGAACTATACAATCAGCCGGCCAGCGCCTATTGGGTACTGGAATATGAAGGTGAAGTCGTTGGCGGCGGCGGTATCGCCCCACTGGTAGACGGTGATGAAGATGTGTGTGAACTACAAAAAATGTATTTTTTACCGGTTCTGCGCGGCAAAGGCCTGGCCAGGCAGTTGGCCATACAGGCGCTGGATTTCGCCCGCAGGCGGGGTTTTCGCCGCTGCTATCTGGAGACCACCGGCCATTTGACCAGCGCCATCCGGCTGTATGAATCACTGGGGTTTGAACATATTCCCCATTCCATGGGGCATACCGGCCATACCGATTGCGAAGTGACCATGCTGAAAGTGCTGTAATCAGCGGCCGGCTTTGCGACCGCGCCGGGAAGGAGGCGCGGCCCGCCGACGACCGCGGGCGGTTTCCCCCCCCGCAGCGTTGCATAAGGCGGAACGTGGCGATTAATGACGTTTTCCGTCGTCATCTTCGTCGTAAAAATCCTCGTCGTTCCCCTCTTCACCGTCTTCGCCATCCTCAAAATAGGTGCCCCAGCCGTCATAGTTGACGCCGTAACGCTCGGCCAGCGTCAAAAGCTGTTCCACCTGCGCGTCGATCAGCTCCGCGTTCAACGCCACTTCGCTGATGGCGTCGCAGCACATCAGTAAAATCCCGTCTTCCACTTCAAGCTCTTCCGCATCCGTCACTTCATAACCCAGTTTGAACGCTTCCACGGCGACCTTTTCCAGCACCTCGAACTTCTCGGCGGAGAAATGGTGCTCAATGGTATAGAGCGCCTCCGGGTCGCTGCCGTCATCCAGCAACTCTTCGATGATCAGGCGTGTCTCTTCACGTTGTTCTTCCAGCAATTCGCGGTTGGCCATGCCTCTATCCTCATTAATCGGCGTAATATTGCGGCATTCTCCCACAGCGTCGCGCCCGTCTCCACCATAAAGTTTGCCGCCGACACTTGAAATTGAATAATTACACATATAAAGTGAATTTTAATTCAACATTTAGCGTTGAGCCGCATGGAGATATGCCTCATGAACCCGTTTTACAAGCGTCATTTTTTAAGATTAATGGATTTTACGCCAGTAGAAATTACCGCTCTTTTAGCCCTGTCGGCGCAGTTGAAAACCGATAAAAAAAACGCTGCCGAAGTTCGCCGCCTGTCGGGCAAAAATATCGCACTCATCTTCGAAAAAGATTCGACCCGCACCCGTTGCTCTTTCGAAGTTGCTGCGTACGACCAGGGGGCGCAGGTGACCTACCTGGCGCCAAGCGGCAGTCAAATCGGGCATAAGGAGTCCATCAAGGATACCGCGCGCGTTTTGGGCCGCATGTACGACGGCATCCAGTATCGCGGCTACGGCCAGCAGATTGTGGAAACGCTGGCGCAATATGCCGGCGTCCCGGTGTGGAACGGGCTGACGGACGAATTCCACCCGACGCAGTTGCTGGCGGATCTACTGACCATGCAGGAGCATTTACCCGCCAGGGCGCTGTCGTCCATAAAGCTCGCCTACGTCGGCGACGCCCGCAACAATATGGGCAATACCATGCTGGAGGCGGCCGCCCTCACCGGGCTGGATTTGCGTCTGGTGGCGCCCGAAGCCTGCTGGCCGGAAGCGGGATTGGTGGCGGAATGTCAGGCGGCGGCAAAACGGACCGGCGGCGGCATTACGCTGACGGAGGATATCGCCGCGGGCGTGGCGGGGGTCGACTATATCTATAGCGACGTGTGGGTCTCGATGGGCGAACCCAAGGAGACCTGGCTGGAGCGCATTACGCTGCTGAAACCTTATCAGGTGAATATGGCGATGATCGCCGCCACCGGTAATCCCCAGGTGAAATTCCTCCACTGCCTGCCGGCGTTCCATGACGACCAGACCACGCTCGGCAAACAAATGGCCGAGCAGTACGGACTACAGGGCGGAATGGAGGTCACGGACGAGGTGTTCGAGTCCGCGCACAGCATCGTGTTCGATCAGGCGGAAAACCGCATGCACACCATTAAAGCGGTGATGGTGGCGACGCTAAGCCAGGATTAGCGCCCCCCGGCCTCCTCCCCTTCGCCGGCTGTCTCTTAGTCACATATACTGTTAACGGTATATGTGAGTTCAGCGCTATTTCGTGCGCTAGAAGGCCGTCATTTCTCTGCTATGTCGCAGCACGCGCCCGACGCAGGGTGGTTCAAGCGCCACCACCCTCCGGACCCGGGCTTGTGGCTGAAATCACGTCGCTGACGCGATGCCTTCGGCGGTCGCCCCCTTTCCCGAACCGCCAGTGACGGAATACTCGTCTCATCCCTGAGACTCGCCCTACCGGGCCAGCGCAAGCGCTGTTCAAAAACGCTCCCGGCGTTTTTGTCCGACGCGGCACTGGCTTGCGCCGCTTCCCTGCGGCGCATTCGCGGGGTCGTCCACCTCAGCGTGATTTCTTACGCCGACGAAAAGCAAAAAACAAAGAACAAAGAACCAAGAATGAACCCAAGACCAGAATACACATGGCCTCTAGAGGTTCCTTGGATTTGTGTATAAGAGACAGCCTTCGCCGGGGAGGAGAAAACAGTCAGCGCACCAGCGACGCGTCGATCTTCACCACCGCTTTGCGCACCGGCGCGGGCTCCCCCACGGCGCACAGCGGCTTGTGTACTTCGCCGGGGAAAAAGACCACGAAGTCGCCCGGTTGTAGCACCAGCTGTTTTTCCTGCTCGCCCGCCGGTAAAAAGGCGATATCTTTATCCGCCAGCCAGTCGACGTCCGCTTTACCCGCCGGCAGGTTGCTGAACGTCATCCCTTCCACGCCCGTCAGCACAATCTGAATATCCAGATATTTGCCGTGGTACTCGGCGCGGCGCTGTTCCAGCGCCTCGGTGCTGTCGTTGGAAATCAGCACGAAGGCGTTATCTCCGTCGATATCATGCTTGCCCAGCGGCGTAACCGCCGTAATGTTGCGCTTAACGTATTCGATGGCGTCGCGCAGTTTTACGGGCAGATAAGGAACCAGTTCAAGATGATGGATATTGCCAGTGATCATGATTATCCCCGTTTTAGAATGAAACCGTGTTTTATAAACCTAATCTCACCCAAGGTTATACCCTGTAAACCCGTTGCCCGCCAGTGCGTTATCCTGAAAAGGTGAGCGGGATTTTATGCTGTTATTTTGCCGCCGCTTAGCGCAGGGAATATTCACTTCGCAATCGATTGCCATGAGTAAAAAATCAACTTTTCCGCTTGAATTAGCCTCATCGGCGCGTATAATTTCCGACAATTTGCCGGGAGGGAACATGCACTGCTGCATAACGAAAAAACCCGCTGCTCATGCTGGTTATCAACCGCAACTGCCATCCGGCAGGCAGACGGCTTTTTCCTTTCCGTTGCTTGACCGCTCGTTGATGAAAAGCCCCTCGATGAGGGGTTTTTTTTTGCCTGTCGTTTATGGCGAACCAGACAACAGCGCCGTTTACCGGACCTAACCGTGGGGAGAAAAACAAAAATGGTCAATCCGCTTTATCAAAAACACGTCATTTCAATTAACGACCTTAGCCGAGAGGAACTGGAGCTGGCATTGCGGGTGGCCGCCAGCCTGAAAGCCGACCCGCAGCCGGAGCTGTTAAAGCACAAAGTGATTGCCAGCTGTTTTTTCGAGGCCTCGACGCGCACGCGCCTCTCCTTTGAAACCGCAATGCACCGGCTGGGAGCTTCGGTGGTGGGTTTTGCCGACAGCAGCAACACCTCGCTGGGCAAGAAAGGCGAAACGCTGGCCGACACCATCTCGGTTATCAGCCAGTACGTCGACGCCATCGTTATGCGCCACCCGCAGGAGGGGGCATCCCGCCTCGCCGCCGAATTTTCCTCCGGCGTGCCGGTGCTTAACGCCGGCGACGGCGCTAACCAGCACCCGTCGCAAACGCTGCTCGACCTGTTTACCATTCAGGAAACCCAGGGCCGCCTGAGCAATATCAATATCGCCATGGTGGGCGACCTGAAATACGGCCGTACCGTGCACTCGCTCACCCAGGCGCTGGCGAAATTCGACGGCAACCGCTTTTATTTTATCGCTCCGGATGCGCTGGCGATGCCGGACTACATTCTGGCCATGCTGGAAGAAAAAAATATTCCCTACAGCCTGCACAACGGCATCGAGGAGGTCGTTTCCGACCTCGACATTCTGTATATGACGCGGGTACAGAAAGAGCGGCTGGATCCGTCGGAATATATCAACATCAAGTCGCAGTTCGTGCTGCGCGCCGCCGACCTGAACAGCGCGCGCGATAACCTGAAAGTGCTGCATCCGCTGCCGCGCATTGACGAAATCACCATCGATGTGGATAAAACCCCCTACGCTTACTATTTCCAGCAGGCGGGAAACGGCATTTACGCCCGTCAGGCTTTGCTGGCGCTGGTACTGAATCGCGAACTGGTTGCGTAAGAGAGAGGAATAGTCATGACTCACGATAATAAATTACAGGTAGAAGCCATCCGGCGCGGCACGGTTATCGATCATATTCCCGCCCAAGTGGGTTTTAAGCTGCTGACTCTGTTCAAGCTGACCGCCACGGACCAGCGCGTGACCATCGGGCTGAATCTGCCCTCCAACCAGCTTGGCCGCAAAGATTTAATCAAAATCGAAAATGTGTTCCTCACCGAGCAGCAGGCGAACCAGTTGGCGATGTATGCGCCGCAGGCCACCGTGAACCAGATTGATGACTACGACGTGGTGCGTAAGCTGGCGCCGACGCTGCCCGACCATATCGACGACGTATTAACCTGCCCCAACAGCAACTGCATCAGCCGCAGCGAACCGGTGTCATCCTCGTTCAGCGTCAAACAGCGTGAAGGCGACGTGCATCTGAAGTGCAAATACTGCGAAAAAGAGTTCGAGCGCCGCGCCGTTCTGCAGGATCGCTAGACAGGCTTTCTTTCATCGCCCCGCTTACGGCCATTGCCTGACGCGGGGCTTTTTTGAATAATGGCGTCGTCCGTATCCTTTTACCCCCAATCAGGAGATATTATGTCACGCTCTATCAGCACCGAACAGGCTCCGGCCGCCATCGGCCCTTATGTACAAGGCGTCGATCTCGGCAGCCTTATCTTCACCTCCGGCCAGATCCCGCTTGACCCGAAAACCGGTCTGGTCGCCGATGACATTACCGCCCAGACGCGCCAGTCGCTGAGTAATGTGCAAGCCATTGTAGAAGCCGCCGGTCTGCAAGTTTCCGATATTGTGAAAACCACGGTATTCGTTAAAGACCTGAACGATTTCACCACCCTCAATGCGGCCTATGAAGCCTTCTTTACCGAGCACAACGCCCCTTTCCCGGCGCGCTCCTGCGTGGAAGTGGCGCGCCTGCCCAAAGATGTGAAAATCGAGATTGAAGCGATCGCCGTACGCCGCTAAGCCCGATCATCGGTCATAAACCTCAATAGACGCGCCGTTCGGCTGCGTCTTTTTTATGGCGGGCTTTCCTGCCCGCCACCCTGTGGGCCGCCGCAAGCGGCGTTTAAAATCGCTCCCGGCGATTTTTTATGGCGGGCTTTCCTGCCCGCCACCCTGTGGGCCGCCGCAAGCGGCGTTTAAAATCGCTCCCGGCGATTTTTTATACGCCGGCGAGCCGCCACGGTGCAGGCCCCAAGGCGTCGCCCCAATAGAGTGCGACATTTTGCGCCAAATAATGGCGCGGACGCCCTTTGTCAAAATGGCGCATTTTATGCATTGCACTATTATCGCTATTAAGCGTGATGCAGGGGATGACAATGATAAAAATGACGCTTCCGACACCGTCTTACTATGACGAGATGCTTTCCGTGGCAGGCGAACAGCGCCGGCACTACGACTCCTATTGGCAATGGCTGCAACAAACCGACCAGCAGGCGATCAGGCAGAAAAAGGAGCAGGCCGAACTGCTGTTTCATCGCGTCGGCATCACCTTTAACGTCTATGGCGAAGAAGGCGGCACCGAGCGTTTAATTCCTTTCGACAGCGTGCCGCGCATTATTCCCGCCCATGAATGGCGCCTGCTCGATAGCGGCATCCGCCAGCGGGTGCAGGCGCTGAACGCCTTTCTGTACGATATCTATCACCAGCAGCATATTCTCAGGGCCGGCATTATTCCCAGCGAACAGGTGCTGGCCAACGATCAATATCAGCCCTGTATGCAGGGTGTGGATCTGCATAACAATATCTATGCCCATATCACCGGCATCGATATGGTGCGCAACAGCGATGGCCGCTATTACGTACTGGAAGACAACCTGCGCACCCCGTCCGGCGTGTCCTACATGCTGGAAAACCGCAAAATGATGATGCGGCTGTACCCGGACCTGTTCGCCAGCCAGCATATTGCGCCGGTCGAACGCTACCCCAGCTACCTGCTGCAAACGCTGCGTGAAAGCACCCCGGTCGACGACCCGACCGTGGTGGTGATGACGCCGGGACGGTTTAACAGCGCCTATTTTGAACACAGTTTTCTGGCGCAACAGATGGGCGTGGAGCTGGTGGAAAGCGCCGATCTGTTCGTAAAAGCGGGCGCCGTGTATATGCGCACCACCGAAGGCCCCTGCCGGGTGGACGTTATTTACCGGCGCGTGGATGACGCCTTCCTCGATCCGCTGGCGTTCCGCGCCGACTCCATGCTCGGCGTTCCCGGCCTGCTGTCGGTGTACCGCGCCGGCGGCGTGGTGCTGGCCAACGCCATCGGCACCGGCGTGGCGGATGATAAGTCCATCTACCCTTACGTACCGGAGATGATCCGCTTCTACCTCTCCGAAGAGCCGATTCTGGGTAATATCCCCACCTGGCAGTGCCGCGATCCGCAGGCGCTCAGCTATGTCCTCGGCAATCTGGACAGCATGGTGGTGAAGGAAGTTCACGGCGCGGGGGGATACGGCATGCTGGTCGGCCCCAGGGCGACGCGCCAGCAGATTGAGGACTTCCGCCGGCGGCTGCAGGCCAATCCGTACAATTACATCGCCCAGGAGACGCTGGCGCTCTCCACCTGCCCCACCTTTGTGGAGGACGGACTGGCCCCCCGCCATATCGATCTGCGTCCGTTCGCGCTGTCGGGGGAAGAGATCCGTCTGATACCCGGCGGATTAACCCGCGTGGCGCTGACGGAAGGCTCGCTGGTGGTCAACTCGTCGCAGGGCGGCGGCACCAAAGATACCTGGGTCATGGAGGAGGAGGAATAATGTTAAGCCGCACAGCCAGTGAACTCTATTGGATGGCCCGCTATCTGGAACGGGCGGAAAGCCTGGCCCGGGTGCTGGACGTCACCTATAAATTATCCATGATGCCGCGCCACAGCCAGCAGCAGCGCGACCTGGCGCTGCCGCTGAATCTGACCTACACCCACGAGCTGTTCCAGCAGCGCTACGCCCTTTTCTCCATGAACAACCTGCTGAACTTTTTCGCGCTGGACAGCCAAAATCCCAGCAGCATCTACAACTGTATCGAAATGGCCTGGAACAACGCCCATGCCGTGCGCGGCAGCCTCTCTTCCGAAGTCTGGGAATGCATTAACACCACCCGTATCGATATCCGCAGCCTGCACGATCAGGGGGTGGATAAAATCGGCATCGACGCGTTCTTCGACTGGGTGAAAGAGCGCGCGCATCTGTTTCGCGGCGCGATGTTCGGCACTCTGCTGCGCAACGACGCCCAGTGCTTTATTCGCCTCGGCACCCTGATCGAACGCGCCTACGCCACCGCGCAGCTGCTCAGCCTGAAAGATCGGCAGTTGAATAGCGACCCCGATCCGGTACGCGAATATTACCGGCTGGATACGCTGCTGCGGGCCGTCAGCGCCCGCGAAGCCTACCATAGCATCTATCGCCAGCCGATCAGCCGGGAAACCGTGACCGAATTACTGGTGCTGCGGGGGGATGTGCCGCGCTCGCTGCACGCCTGTATCGACGATCTGGTGCAACAGTTGGAAACCATCGGCAGCCAGCGGGCCAAGGTGCCTCACCGCCTGGCCCATCTGCTGCGCGTGGAGCTGCGCTTCAGCACCCTTGACGACATCCTGGCCAAGGGTCTGGAAGCCTACCTGAATGAGTTTATCAGCAAGATCAATGAATTGGCCGACAGCATCCGTCATACTTATCTGGAGGCGCTATGAAACTGACCATCAACCACCTGACCCACTATCACTATGATGAGGAAGTGAAATTCAGCACCCAGTACCTGCGCCTGACCCCCAAGAACTCGGCCCGCCAGCAGATCCGGGAGTGGAAGCTGACGCTTCCCGCCTCGGCCGTCGCCACCACCGACGCCTACGGCAATGTGCTGCATGTGATGACTCTGGACGTTCCGCATCACGACATCACCATCCACGCTCAAGGCGTGGTGGAAATCGCCGATAACGCAGAACAGTCCTATGACGGCGGCGCAGCGGATACCCTGTCGCCGCTGGTGTTCCTGCGCGCCACGCCGCTGACGGAAGCGGATGGCAGCATCCGCGCCTTTGCGCAGCGCTATTACCGGCCGCAGGAGCCGGAAGAGAGCCTGAACACGCTGATGGCGGAATTACAGCTGAAAATGCCGTATACTCCCGGCGCCACGCAGGTTCAGGACACCGCGGCGCAGGCGTTCGCCATGCAGAAAGGGGTGTGTCAGGATCATACCCACGTCTTTCTGGCCTGCTGCCGCAGCCTGAATATCCCGGCCCGCTATGTCAGCGGTTATGTTTATAGCCAGGATACGCAGCATGTGGCCATGCACGCCTGGGCGGAAGTCTGGCTGCGCGATCGCTGGCAGGGATTTGATATTACCAATAACACCCGTTTGCTCCATCAGCATCTGTGGCTGGCGGTGGGCATGGACTATCTGGACGCCTGCCCTGTGCGCGGCTCGCGGCTGGGCGGCGGGTGTGAAGAGATGTTTTCCGAGGCTGAAGTACGTCTGTTCGAACGCCAACAGCAGATACAGCAGCAACAGTAGATTTTAACGAAAAGGTGCTTTATGACGTACTGTGTGGCCATGCGTCTGTCTGACGGTTTGGTATTTGCTTCGGATTCCCGCACCAATGCCGGCGTCGACCACATTTCAACGTTTAAAAAACTTCATATCTTTCATGAAGATAATCAACGCGTACTGGTGATCCAGTGCGCCGGGAATCTGGCCACCACCCAGAGTATCATCAGCCTGCTCAGCGCCCGCATCGAGGCGCAGGAAACGCCCAATCTGCTACAGGCCGGCACCATGTACCACGCCGCCATGCTGTTGGGAGAAACGGTGCGTGAAGTGATCCACCGCGACAGCCAGGCTCAGCAGAGCGGCAGCAACACCAATTTCGGCTGCAATCTGCTATTGGGCGGTCAGATCGCCGGCGAGGCGCCCAGGCTGTTCCATATCTATCCTGAAGGCAACTTTATCGAAGCCACCGACGACACGCCCTATTTCCAGATCGGCGAAAGCAAGTACGGCAAACCGATTATCGATCGGGTGCTGAGCATGGATACGCCGCTGGAGCAGGCCATGTGCTGCGCGCTAATCTCCATTGACTCCACCCTGCGCAGCAACCTGTCGGTGGG comes from Brenneria nigrifluens DSM 30175 = ATCC 13028 and encodes:
- the nikA gene encoding nickel ABC transporter substrate-binding protein; this encodes MPGLKDVTRDGKRKSHRLITSLLLCLSPLFAAPVIAQEPQSLTFANFRDTRDLNPHIYSGEIWAQNMLYESLVKVTPQGIEPWLAEKWETSADGKVYTFTLRSDVKFSDGVAFTAQTAKQNIDAILANRERHGWLEMVRIIDKVEAMDERRLRFTLKEPYYPLLIELAVTRPMRFISPAAMKEGGTKQGVNGYIGTGPYVLSGHKTDEYAIFTLNPLYWGEKPKLEKVVMKVIPDTQTRLLALQKGEIELIYGKNMIDADAFAQLSKDKKFATKLSEPVSTRMLLINTTAENLKDVRVRQALQHAVNKVDIADGIFNGSEVPADTLLAKNVPYGNIDLQPYAYDLEQAKKLLDAAGWQQKSGQAWRQKEGKPLSIGIYYDSNTASQKVIAEYLQSEFAELGIELRLYGEEEQAYRDRQKAGNFDIVFNISWGTPYDPQSFLSGMKLPVYGDYAAQQGLTQKKQIDGSIAHALVTTDEKERQELYRYVLTTLHEEAVYIPLTYERNRAVYVKSLQGVDFNPSQFEIPFDRMYRD
- a CDS encoding POTRA domain-containing protein, translating into MANAATPVEPSQIDNRQINQQQINQQERQRAQERQLTPQAPDVRLQPPGAFLTRLHFPVEMTRCFPIKKVELQGTQDFPGWLPLQRLADQAVDHCLGAKGINLLMSALQNRLIDHGYGGQRALNAGGGTGGRSCRRQHFGRIGRLLSWVVRP
- a CDS encoding GNAT family N-acetyltransferase, whose translation is MTTGTPANYRIRPITVQDNAAIARVIRLVSAEFGLTADKGYTVSDPDLDHLFELYNQPASAYWVLEYEGEVVGGGGIAPLVDGDEDVCELQKMYFLPVLRGKGLARQLAIQALDFARRRGFRRCYLETTGHLTSAIRLYESLGFEHIPHSMGHTGHTDCEVTMLKVL
- the rraB gene encoding ribonuclease E inhibitor RraB gives rise to the protein MANRELLEEQREETRLIIEELLDDGSDPEALYTIEHHFSAEKFEVLEKVAVEAFKLGYEVTDAEELEVEDGILLMCCDAISEVALNAELIDAQVEQLLTLAERYGVNYDGWGTYFEDGEDGEEGNDEDFYDEDDDGKRH
- the argF gene encoding ornithine carbamoyltransferase, which encodes MNPFYKRHFLRLMDFTPVEITALLALSAQLKTDKKNAAEVRRLSGKNIALIFEKDSTRTRCSFEVAAYDQGAQVTYLAPSGSQIGHKESIKDTARVLGRMYDGIQYRGYGQQIVETLAQYAGVPVWNGLTDEFHPTQLLADLLTMQEHLPARALSSIKLAYVGDARNNMGNTMLEAAALTGLDLRLVAPEACWPEAGLVAECQAAAKRTGGGITLTEDIAAGVAGVDYIYSDVWVSMGEPKETWLERITLLKPYQVNMAMIAATGNPQVKFLHCLPAFHDDQTTLGKQMAEQYGLQGGMEVTDEVFESAHSIVFDQAENRMHTIKAVMVATLSQD
- a CDS encoding YhcH/YjgK/YiaL family protein produces the protein MITGNIHHLELVPYLPVKLRDAIEYVKRNITAVTPLGKHDIDGDNAFVLISNDSTEALEQRRAEYHGKYLDIQIVLTGVEGMTFSNLPAGKADVDWLADKDIAFLPAGEQEKQLVLQPGDFVVFFPGEVHKPLCAVGEPAPVRKAVVKIDASLVR
- the pyrB gene encoding aspartate carbamoyltransferase, with the protein product MVNPLYQKHVISINDLSREELELALRVAASLKADPQPELLKHKVIASCFFEASTRTRLSFETAMHRLGASVVGFADSSNTSLGKKGETLADTISVISQYVDAIVMRHPQEGASRLAAEFSSGVPVLNAGDGANQHPSQTLLDLFTIQETQGRLSNINIAMVGDLKYGRTVHSLTQALAKFDGNRFYFIAPDALAMPDYILAMLEEKNIPYSLHNGIEEVVSDLDILYMTRVQKERLDPSEYINIKSQFVLRAADLNSARDNLKVLHPLPRIDEITIDVDKTPYAYYFQQAGNGIYARQALLALVLNRELVA
- the pyrI gene encoding aspartate carbamoyltransferase regulatory subunit codes for the protein MTHDNKLQVEAIRRGTVIDHIPAQVGFKLLTLFKLTATDQRVTIGLNLPSNQLGRKDLIKIENVFLTEQQANQLAMYAPQATVNQIDDYDVVRKLAPTLPDHIDDVLTCPNSNCISRSEPVSSSFSVKQREGDVHLKCKYCEKEFERRAVLQDR
- the ridA gene encoding 2-iminobutanoate/2-iminopropanoate deaminase, which translates into the protein MSRSISTEQAPAAIGPYVQGVDLGSLIFTSGQIPLDPKTGLVADDITAQTRQSLSNVQAIVEAAGLQVSDIVKTTVFVKDLNDFTTLNAAYEAFFTEHNAPFPARSCVEVARLPKDVKIEIEAIAVRR
- a CDS encoding circularly permuted type 2 ATP-grasp protein; this encodes MIKMTLPTPSYYDEMLSVAGEQRRHYDSYWQWLQQTDQQAIRQKKEQAELLFHRVGITFNVYGEEGGTERLIPFDSVPRIIPAHEWRLLDSGIRQRVQALNAFLYDIYHQQHILRAGIIPSEQVLANDQYQPCMQGVDLHNNIYAHITGIDMVRNSDGRYYVLEDNLRTPSGVSYMLENRKMMMRLYPDLFASQHIAPVERYPSYLLQTLRESTPVDDPTVVVMTPGRFNSAYFEHSFLAQQMGVELVESADLFVKAGAVYMRTTEGPCRVDVIYRRVDDAFLDPLAFRADSMLGVPGLLSVYRAGGVVLANAIGTGVADDKSIYPYVPEMIRFYLSEEPILGNIPTWQCRDPQALSYVLGNLDSMVVKEVHGAGGYGMLVGPRATRQQIEDFRRRLQANPYNYIAQETLALSTCPTFVEDGLAPRHIDLRPFALSGEEIRLIPGGLTRVALTEGSLVVNSSQGGGTKDTWVMEEEE
- a CDS encoding alpha-E domain-containing protein, with protein sequence MLSRTASELYWMARYLERAESLARVLDVTYKLSMMPRHSQQQRDLALPLNLTYTHELFQQRYALFSMNNLLNFFALDSQNPSSIYNCIEMAWNNAHAVRGSLSSEVWECINTTRIDIRSLHDQGVDKIGIDAFFDWVKERAHLFRGAMFGTLLRNDAQCFIRLGTLIERAYATAQLLSLKDRQLNSDPDPVREYYRLDTLLRAVSAREAYHSIYRQPISRETVTELLVLRGDVPRSLHACIDDLVQQLETIGSQRAKVPHRLAHLLRVELRFSTLDDILAKGLEAYLNEFISKINELADSIRHTYLEAL